In Rhodovulum sulfidophilum DSM 1374, the following are encoded in one genomic region:
- a CDS encoding acetyltransferase yields the protein MENLRPSTPKDMPRVIDIWRRAVDATHGFLAPEDRAAIERELAVFLPTVPLCLAVDDADVPQGFMLLHQGHMEALFVDPACHGRGIGSALIRFALKAHPGLTTDVNEANRRALAFYEARGFEKTGRSALDGQGRPYPLVHLRHRSAASAPSDT from the coding sequence ATGGAAAATTTGCGCCCCTCGACACCCAAGGACATGCCCCGCGTCATCGACATCTGGCGCCGCGCCGTCGATGCCACCCACGGGTTCCTCGCCCCGGAGGACCGTGCCGCCATCGAGCGCGAGCTTGCCGTCTTCCTTCCGACGGTGCCGCTCTGTCTGGCGGTCGACGATGCGGATGTCCCGCAGGGCTTCATGCTTTTGCATCAGGGGCATATGGAGGCGCTTTTCGTCGATCCGGCCTGCCATGGCCGGGGCATCGGCTCGGCCCTGATCCGCTTTGCCCTGAAGGCGCATCCCGGGCTCACCACCGATGTGAACGAAGCCAACCGGCGCGCGCTGGCCTTCTACGAGGCGAGAGGGTTCGAGAAGACCGGCCGTTCGGCCCTGGACGGGCAGGGGCGGCCCTATCCGCTTGTCCATCTGCGTCATCGAAGCGCCGCATCGGCCCCCTCCGATACCTGA
- a CDS encoding superoxide dismutase — MAFELPALPYAHDALADSGMSKETLEYHHDIHHKAYVDNGNKLIEGTEWASKSVEDIVKGTYQSGAVAQSGVFNNASQHWNHSQFWEMMTPKPVAMPSELEARLKDAFGTVEKFKEDFAAAGAGQFGSGWAWLVVDTDGTLKVTKTENGVNPLCFGQTALLGCDVWEHSYYIDFRNKRPAYLTNFLEKLVNWENVAERLSKA; from the coding sequence ATGGCTTTCGAACTCCCGGCCCTTCCCTATGCTCACGACGCCCTTGCCGATAGCGGCATGTCGAAGGAAACGCTGGAATACCATCACGATATTCACCACAAGGCCTATGTCGATAACGGCAACAAGCTGATCGAGGGCACCGAATGGGCCTCGAAATCGGTCGAGGACATCGTGAAGGGCACCTATCAGAGCGGCGCGGTCGCCCAGTCGGGGGTCTTCAACAACGCCTCGCAGCACTGGAACCACAGCCAGTTCTGGGAAATGATGACGCCGAAGCCGGTGGCGATGCCCTCCGAGCTTGAAGCCCGCCTCAAGGACGCCTTCGGCACGGTCGAGAAGTTCAAGGAAGACTTCGCCGCCGCGGGCGCCGGCCAGTTCGGGTCCGGCTGGGCCTGGCTGGTGGTCGATACCGACGGCACGCTGAAGGTCACCAAGACCGAGAATGGCGTGAACCCGCTCTGCTTCGGCCAGACCGCGCTTCTGGGCTGCGATGTGTGGGAGCATTCCTACTATATCGACTTCCGCAACAAGCGCCCGGCCTACCTGACCAACTTCCTCGAAAAGCTGGTCAACTGGGAAAACGTGGCCGAGCGCCTGTCCAAGGCCTGA
- a CDS encoding bactofilin family protein, with translation MFSKSRINEPGPKAGEAEKAKAFEAPTAPRSGDAPIPSAPRAKPPASMLSSDLVVTGNLKTTGDIQIEGTIDGDISAHLLTVGENATVRGEVVADDVVINGRVIGRVRGLKVRLTSTARVEGDIIHKTIAIESGAHFEGSVQRQDDPLNTGKRAQQAPAGQAQQPRPQQGSAAAAPTAAGKPAEGAPKV, from the coding sequence AGGCCGGCGAGGCCGAGAAGGCAAAGGCATTCGAAGCGCCCACCGCGCCACGCTCCGGCGACGCCCCCATCCCCTCGGCGCCGCGGGCCAAGCCGCCGGCCTCGATGCTCTCTTCCGACCTCGTCGTCACCGGCAATCTCAAGACCACCGGCGACATCCAGATCGAGGGCACGATCGATGGCGACATCTCGGCCCATCTGCTGACCGTTGGCGAGAATGCCACCGTGCGCGGCGAGGTCGTTGCCGATGACGTCGTCATCAACGGCCGGGTGATCGGCCGGGTGCGCGGGCTGAAGGTGCGCCTGACCTCGACCGCCCGGGTCGAGGGCGACATCATCCACAAGACCATCGCCATCGAAAGCGGTGCGCATTTCGAAGGGTCGGTGCAGCGTCAGGACGATCCGCTGAACACCGGCAAGCGGGCCCAACAGGCCCCCGCCGGTCAAGCGCAACAGCCGCGGCCGCAGCAAGGCAGCGCCGCTGCGGCGCCGACCGCCGCCGGCAAACCCGCCGAGGGCGCGCCCAAGGTCTGA
- a CDS encoding sarcosine oxidase subunit delta translates to MLVLTCPCCGATAEETELAPGGEAHIARVGPGADASAFEAYLFHRKNPRGVHFERWRHAHGCGKWFHAARNTVTLEVYGTYPAQTPEPPRELLEKIAAKVPGFDPEART, encoded by the coding sequence ATGCTTGTCCTGACTTGTCCCTGCTGCGGCGCGACCGCAGAGGAAACCGAACTCGCGCCGGGCGGCGAAGCGCATATCGCGCGCGTCGGCCCCGGTGCGGATGCCTCGGCATTCGAGGCCTATCTCTTCCATCGCAAGAACCCCAGGGGCGTTCACTTCGAGCGCTGGCGCCATGCGCATGGCTGCGGCAAGTGGTTTCATGCCGCGCGCAATACCGTGACCCTCGAGGTCTACGGCACCTATCCGGCCCAGACCCCCGAACCGCCGCGAGAGCTTCTCGAGAAGATCGCGGCAAAGGTCCCGGGCTTCGATCCGGAGGCACGGACATGA
- a CDS encoding sarcosine oxidase subunit gamma — MSEPVTALGGACIEGLVRIVEQPLQGMIALKGDLADAKIRNAATGVTGIDLPGPLEGRVEGERGLAWMAPDELLLFVPYAEVARTMDTIGRALKGRHATLADMSDARAVFRLDGAAGREVLARLTPADMAPEAFWPGRFRRSRLGQVPAAIWCESPDRFGLICFRSVAVYVRDLLTAAAAAPPVGYFPAGG; from the coding sequence ATGTCTGAACCCGTGACCGCGCTGGGCGGCGCCTGCATCGAGGGGCTGGTCCGCATCGTCGAACAGCCGCTGCAGGGCATGATCGCGCTCAAGGGCGATCTGGCCGATGCCAAGATCCGAAATGCCGCGACCGGCGTCACCGGCATCGACCTGCCTGGACCGCTCGAGGGGCGTGTCGAGGGCGAGCGGGGGCTGGCCTGGATGGCGCCGGACGAGCTTTTGCTGTTCGTGCCCTATGCCGAGGTCGCGCGCACCATGGACACCATCGGCCGGGCGCTGAAGGGCCGTCACGCGACGCTGGCCGACATGTCGGATGCGCGCGCCGTCTTCCGGCTTGACGGCGCCGCCGGGCGCGAGGTTCTGGCCCGGCTCACTCCGGCCGACATGGCGCCCGAGGCCTTCTGGCCGGGCCGGTTCCGCCGCAGCCGTCTGGGCCAGGTGCCGGCCGCGATCTGGTGCGAAAGCCCCGATCGCTTCGGACTGATCTGTTTCCGCTCGGTGGCCGTATATGTTCGTGACCTTCTGACTGCGGCCGCGGCTGCGCCGCCTGTCGGGTATTTCCCGGCGGGGGGTTGA
- a CDS encoding sarcosine oxidase subunit alpha family protein, translating into MSFRLPSGGRLIDRSARLGFTFDGAECDGFAGDTLASALLANDRMLVGRSFKYHRPRGIVASGAEEPNALVGLGSRGRYEPNQRVTTTELFDGLEAESQNRFPSLAFDIGAINSRLARFLPAGFYYKTFLKPAAFWEHVYEPLIRRSAGLGRAPDEPDPDSYEHFHVHTDVLIVGGGVAGLQAALVAGRSGARVLLVEQSPHWGGRAAVDGVEIEGHPAENWVAETVAALKRLSNVTLRLRCQGAGIYDHGFALAHERLSDHAPGSAGPRHRLWKIRTRQVIVAAGAIERPLAFPGNDVPGVMLASAMRDYVENWAVAPGRRSVVLTNNDDAYRTALCLLEAGLEVHAILDTRAEATGPLPEIARKAGIQVRTGMTVVDVAGGKRVRSVGIGPVDGKGYPTDRIACDAVAMSGGWSPVVHLWSQAGGKLFWDPKQSSFRPDADRAPKSHDGETFVHAAGSANGALLAKRCQLDAGRAGAAAALAAGYDAEPVDAVAAAPEQQPIEPAWILPRRAGPDLRMKMFLDYQNDVKVSDVQLAAQEGYESVEHTKRYTTLGMATDQGKISNVNGLAVLAEALGEDIPAVGTTTFRPPYTPLTFGAIAGPGIGATFQPERRTPLQDWHEAQGAYFEPVGHWRRPYCYPARGESHGKAVRREIRAVRDAVGLLDASTLGKILVKGPDAGRFLDRVYTNMMSSLKVGRCRYGLMCSENGFLMDDGVVVRLSEDSFLCHTTSGGAEHVHQHMEEWLQTEWWDLKVHVVNQTEQFVQIGIAGPKAREVLERLGGMDLSKEALPFMAWAEGELGGFPVRVYRISFSGELSFEVAIRAGQGRAFWDACLEAGADLGIAPYGTEALHVLRAEKGFIMIGDESDGTVIPQDLGLDWAVSKKKDDFIGKRAQERSHMTDPGRWKLVGLETLDGSVLPDGVYAAASGRTANGQRNTQGRVTSSYYSPTLRRGIALGLVLHGPERMDEVIDFTCADGSTVRARIVSPVFYDPEGEKQNV; encoded by the coding sequence ATGAGCTTTCGTCTTCCTTCGGGCGGCCGCCTGATCGACCGCAGCGCGCGGCTCGGCTTCACCTTCGACGGCGCCGAATGCGACGGGTTTGCCGGCGACACGCTGGCCTCGGCGCTTTTGGCCAATGACCGGATGCTGGTCGGACGCTCCTTCAAGTATCACCGCCCGCGCGGCATCGTCGCCTCGGGCGCCGAAGAGCCCAACGCCCTGGTCGGGCTTGGCAGCCGCGGCCGGTATGAGCCGAACCAGCGCGTGACCACGACCGAGCTCTTCGACGGGCTTGAAGCCGAAAGCCAGAACCGCTTTCCCTCGCTTGCCTTCGATATCGGCGCGATCAACAGCCGGCTTGCGCGGTTCCTGCCGGCAGGCTTCTATTACAAGACCTTCCTGAAGCCCGCCGCCTTCTGGGAACATGTCTACGAGCCGCTGATCCGTCGTTCGGCCGGGCTGGGCCGCGCACCTGACGAACCCGATCCCGACAGCTACGAACATTTCCACGTCCATACCGATGTGCTGATCGTCGGCGGCGGCGTCGCGGGGCTGCAGGCGGCGCTGGTCGCGGGCCGGTCCGGGGCGCGGGTGCTGCTGGTCGAGCAAAGCCCGCATTGGGGCGGGCGCGCGGCCGTGGACGGGGTCGAGATCGAGGGTCATCCGGCCGAGAACTGGGTGGCCGAGACGGTCGCGGCGCTGAAGCGGCTGTCCAATGTCACGCTCCGGCTGCGCTGTCAGGGCGCGGGGATCTACGATCACGGTTTCGCGCTGGCGCATGAGCGTCTCAGCGATCATGCCCCGGGCAGCGCGGGGCCGCGGCATCGGCTGTGGAAGATCCGCACCAGGCAGGTGATCGTCGCCGCAGGCGCCATCGAGCGGCCCCTGGCCTTCCCCGGCAATGACGTGCCCGGGGTGATGCTGGCCTCGGCCATGCGCGACTATGTCGAGAACTGGGCGGTGGCGCCCGGTCGGCGCAGCGTGGTGCTGACCAATAATGACGACGCCTATCGCACCGCGCTTTGCCTGCTAGAGGCGGGGCTCGAGGTGCACGCGATCCTCGACACCCGTGCCGAAGCGACGGGTCCGCTGCCCGAGATCGCCCGCAAGGCCGGGATCCAGGTCCGGACCGGCATGACCGTGGTCGATGTCGCGGGCGGCAAGCGGGTGCGCTCGGTCGGGATCGGTCCGGTCGACGGCAAGGGCTATCCGACCGACCGCATCGCCTGCGACGCGGTGGCGATGTCGGGCGGCTGGTCGCCGGTGGTGCATCTGTGGTCGCAGGCCGGGGGCAAGCTTTTCTGGGACCCGAAACAGTCCAGCTTCCGCCCCGATGCGGACCGCGCGCCGAAATCCCATGACGGCGAGACCTTCGTTCATGCGGCGGGCAGCGCCAATGGCGCGCTTTTGGCCAAGCGCTGTCAGCTGGATGCGGGCCGGGCCGGGGCGGCGGCGGCACTGGCCGCGGGCTATGATGCCGAGCCGGTCGACGCGGTCGCCGCGGCGCCCGAGCAGCAGCCGATCGAGCCCGCCTGGATATTGCCGCGCCGGGCCGGGCCCGATCTGCGGATGAAGATGTTCCTCGACTATCAGAACGACGTGAAGGTCTCTGACGTGCAGCTGGCCGCGCAGGAGGGCTATGAAAGCGTCGAGCACACCAAGCGCTACACCACGCTCGGGATGGCCACGGATCAGGGAAAGATAAGCAACGTCAACGGCCTGGCGGTTCTTGCTGAGGCATTGGGTGAAGATATTCCGGCGGTCGGCACCACCACCTTCCGCCCGCCCTATACGCCCCTGACCTTCGGCGCCATCGCGGGGCCGGGCATCGGCGCCACCTTCCAGCCCGAACGGCGCACGCCGCTGCAGGACTGGCACGAGGCGCAGGGCGCCTATTTCGAACCTGTCGGCCATTGGCGCCGCCCCTATTGCTATCCGGCCAGAGGTGAAAGCCATGGCAAGGCGGTACGGCGCGAAATTCGCGCGGTGCGCGACGCCGTGGGGCTGCTCGACGCCTCGACCTTGGGCAAGATCCTCGTCAAGGGCCCCGATGCCGGGCGCTTCCTCGACCGGGTCTATACCAACATGATGTCGAGCCTGAAGGTCGGGCGCTGCCGCTACGGTCTGATGTGCTCGGAAAACGGCTTCCTGATGGATGACGGCGTGGTGGTGCGGCTGTCCGAGGACAGCTTCCTCTGCCACACCACCTCGGGCGGGGCCGAGCATGTGCATCAGCACATGGAGGAATGGCTGCAGACCGAATGGTGGGACCTCAAGGTTCATGTGGTCAACCAGACCGAGCAATTCGTCCAGATCGGCATTGCCGGCCCGAAGGCGCGCGAGGTGCTGGAGCGTCTCGGCGGGATGGATCTGTCGAAGGAGGCGTTGCCCTTCATGGCCTGGGCCGAGGGCGAGCTTGGCGGTTTCCCGGTGCGGGTCTACCGGATTTCCTTCTCGGGCGAGCTGAGCTTCGAGGTCGCGATCCGGGCCGGGCAGGGGCGGGCCTTCTGGGACGCCTGTCTGGAGGCGGGGGCCGATCTGGGCATCGCGCCCTATGGCACCGAGGCGCTGCATGTGCTGCGGGCCGAGAAGGGCTTCATCATGATCGGCGACGAAAGCGACGGCACGGTCATTCCGCAGGATCTGGGGCTCGACTGGGCGGTGTCGAAGAAGAAGGACGACTTCATCGGCAAGCGCGCGCAGGAGCGCAGCCATATGACCGACCCCGGGCGCTGGAAGCTCGTGGGGCTCGAGACTCTCGACGGCTCGGTCCTGCCCGACGGGGTCTATGCCGCGGCCTCCGGGCGCACCGCCAATGGCCAGCGCAACACCCAGGGCCGGGTCACGTCGAGCTATTATTCGCCGACCTTGAGGCGGGGCATTGCGCTGGGGCTGGTCCTGCACGGGCCCGAGCGCATGGACGAGGTGATCGACTTCACCTGCGCCGATGGCAGCACGGTCCGGGCGCGGATCGTCAGCCCGGTCTTCTACGACCCGGAAGGGGAGAAACAGAATGTCTGA
- a CDS encoding sarcosine oxidase subunit beta family protein, with the protein MKRYSAFAIAREAASYHAGWERAWTSPEPKDRYDVIVVGAGGHGLATAYYLGKNHGVRNAAVIEKGWLGGGNTGRNTTIIRSNYLQDPSAAIFEKARSLYDGLSQDLNYNVMFSPRGVLMLAQSEHEARGWKRTAAANVLQGIDTEYVDAKRVKEIVPIINIDGPRYPVLGGLWQKRGGTARHDAVAWGYARACSAMGMDILQQCEVTAIRQKAGKVTGVATTKGEIGCGKLAIVVAGHSGVLAEMAGFRLPIESVALQALVSEPIKPVIDTVVMANTVHGYMSQSDKGELVIGGGADGFNNYSQRGSFQHVEDTIRALIETFPIISRLKMLRQWGGIVDMTGDRSPIISPTPLGDCFINCGWGTGGFKAIPGSGWAMAELVAKGRPGPLSAEFGLDRFAEGRFVDESVAAGVAH; encoded by the coding sequence ATGAAACGCTATTCCGCATTCGCCATCGCCCGTGAGGCCGCAAGCTATCATGCGGGCTGGGAACGGGCCTGGACTTCGCCCGAGCCGAAGGACCGCTACGACGTGATCGTGGTGGGTGCCGGCGGGCACGGGCTCGCCACTGCCTATTATCTGGGCAAGAACCATGGCGTGCGAAATGCCGCAGTGATCGAGAAGGGCTGGCTGGGCGGCGGCAATACCGGCCGCAACACCACCATCATCCGCTCGAACTATCTGCAGGACCCCTCGGCCGCGATCTTCGAGAAGGCGCGCTCGCTTTATGACGGGCTCAGCCAGGATCTGAACTACAACGTGATGTTCAGCCCGCGCGGCGTCCTGATGCTGGCCCAGTCCGAGCACGAGGCCCGGGGCTGGAAGCGCACCGCGGCGGCCAATGTGCTGCAGGGGATCGACACGGAATATGTCGATGCGAAGCGCGTGAAGGAGATCGTGCCGATCATCAATATCGACGGGCCGCGCTATCCGGTCCTGGGCGGGCTCTGGCAGAAGCGCGGCGGGACCGCACGCCATGATGCCGTCGCCTGGGGCTATGCGCGGGCCTGCTCGGCGATGGGGATGGACATCCTGCAGCAATGCGAGGTCACGGCGATCCGGCAGAAGGCGGGCAAGGTCACGGGCGTTGCCACCACCAAGGGCGAGATCGGCTGCGGCAAGCTTGCCATCGTCGTGGCGGGCCATTCGGGGGTGCTGGCCGAGATGGCCGGCTTCCGGCTGCCGATCGAGTCGGTGGCGCTGCAGGCGCTTGTCTCGGAACCGATCAAGCCGGTGATCGACACCGTGGTCATGGCCAATACCGTGCATGGCTACATGAGCCAGTCCGACAAGGGCGAACTGGTGATCGGGGGCGGCGCCGACGGCTTCAACAATTACAGCCAGCGCGGCAGCTTCCAGCATGTCGAAGATACCATCCGCGCCCTGATCGAGACCTTCCCGATCATCTCGCGGCTGAAGATGCTGCGGCAATGGGGCGGCATCGTCGACATGACGGGCGACCGCTCGCCGATCATCTCGCCCACGCCGCTGGGCGACTGCTTCATCAATTGCGGCTGGGGCACCGGCGGGTTCAAGGCGATCCCCGGCTCGGGCTGGGCGATGGCCGAACTGGTGGCGAAAGGCAGGCCGGGGCCGCTTTCGGCCGAATTCGGGCTCGACCGTTTCGCCGAAGGTCGCTTCGTCGATGAAAGCGTCGCGGCGGGGGTGGCGCATTGA